GCAGAAAAGGTATTGGCCAAGGCCCAGAGCCTGCGTGACCGTTGCTCCCATTCCTACCTGGGTGCGGCCCATTTGGCGGTAGGCCTAGTAGAAGGCCCCGATGCCACCCTGAAGAAACTTTATAAATCCAAGGGCGCGAAGACGAACGAGCTTCGCGGCAAGCTGGAACCGTTCGTGCAGAAGATTCCACGTATGGAAGGTGTAAACCCCGACGTGGAACCGGATAACGACTTGAACCGTATTTTGCGTGCCTCTGTGCAGGCGGCGCGTCAGGTGAACCGCATGGTGACCCCGGGCGATATGCTCGTGGCCTTGATGAAGTTCTCGGGCGACCGTGGACTCGCGAAGGTGTTCGAAGATGCGCTCGGTTCTGTGGAAGTCGTGGAAACCTGGCTTTCGGACCCGTTTGCGGGTGCCGCCAATGCCGAGGAACAGTCTCCCTTGAAATTGTACGGGCGTGAACTCGTGGAAATGGCTGCCGACGGAAAGCTTTCGCCGGTGATTGGCCGTGAAGAAGAAATCCGCCGCGTCATCTTGATCTTGAGCCGAAAGACGAAAAACAACCCGTGCCTGGTCGGTGAACCTGGCGTGGGCAAGACCGCTATTGTCGAAGGGCTCGCCGAGCGAATCTATCGCGGCGATGTGCCTGACGCTCTGAAGGGCAAGAAGTTGTTTGCGCTCGATTTGTCTGCCTTGATGGCGGGCGCAAAGTACCGCGGCGATTTCGAGGAACGTTTGAAAGCTGTGCTCGACGCACTTGAAGAAGACGGCAACACGTTGCTGTTCATCGATGAAATCCACACCATCGTGGGTGCGGGCAAGACCGAAGGCTCCATGGACTTGGGCAACATGCTCAAGCCGAAGCTGGCCCGTGGCGAGCTGCACTGCATCGGTGCGACCACGACGCAGGAATACCGTAAGTACATCGAGAAGGATTCCGCCTTGGAACGCCGTTTCCAGCCCGTGCAGGTCGACGAGCCGAGCGAAGAGGAATCGATTTCAATTCTTCGTGGCATTAAGGACGGCTTTGATGCGCACCATGGCGTGCGTCTGCACGACAACGCGCTCGTGGCGGCGGTGAAGCTTTCGAACCGCTACATCAGTGACCGTTTCTTGCCGGACAAGGCCATCGACCTGATTGACGAGGCCGCAAGCCTGGTGAAGACGCAGATGGACACCGTGCCCGAAGCCTTGGATACCTTGCAGCGTAAGGAACTCCAGATGAAAAACGAGGAGCAGGCCTTGGCGAAGGAAACCGACGACACCAGCGTAAAGCGCCTGAAAGAGTTGCGTGAAGAACTCGCGACGACAGATGCTGCAGTCAAGCTGATGCAGGACCGTTGGCAAGAAAGGCGCGCGAAGAATGCCGAGTTGCAGGGCCTCAAGAAGTCCTTGCAGCAGGCAAAGGACGAGATGGAGCAGGCCGAAGCCCGCTACGACTTGAACCGCGCCGCCGAACTCAAGTACAACAAGATCGTGAACCTCGAAAAGGAAATCGCCGCGAAGACCGAAGAAATCAGGAAGTCTGCAAGCGACGGCGACTTGAGCGAAGAGGTGACCGAAGAGACGATTGCACTCGTGGTGAGCCGCTGGACCGGAATTCCGGTGACCAAGCTTTGCGAAGGCGAAAAGGCGAAGTTGTTGCACTTGGACGAACGCCTGCACGCCCGCGTGATTGGCCAGGACGAAGCTGTGGAAGCGGTTTCGGAAGCCATCTTGCGTAACCGTAGCGGCTTAAGCCGCGAGAATGCGCCGATTGGTAGTTTCTTGTTCTTGGGCCCGACGGGTGTTGGCAAGACGGAACTTGCCCGTGCGCTTTCCACCGAACTGTTCGACAGCGAAGCAGCCCTAGTGCGAATTGACATGAGCGAATACATGGAAAAGCACAGCGTGAGCCGTTTGATTGGCGCGCCTCCGGGATACGTGGGTTACGAAGAAGGCGGCCAGCTGACCGAAGCCGTGCGTACGCATCCGTACTGTGTGATTCTGCTCGACGAAATCGAGAAGGCTCACCCCGATGTGTTCAACACGCTGTTGCAGGTGCTTGACGACGGTCGTCTGACCGATGGCAAGGGCCGTACCGTGAACTTCAAGAACACCTTGATTCTGATGACGTCGAATCTGGGCGCCGCTCATTTCCAGAACCGCGCGGGCGATGCAAAGCCCGTGACCTTGAAGGAAATCGAGCCGGAACTCCGAGGCTTCTTCAGACCGGAATTCCTGAACCGCTTGGACGAAGTGTTGGTATTCCAGAGCCTCACGAAGCCGCAGATCAAGGACATCGTGAAGCTGAAATTCAAGGGACTCGCCGAACGCGCTGCCCGTCAGGATTTGCAGCTCACGCTGA
This portion of the uncultured Fibrobacter sp. genome encodes:
- a CDS encoding AAA family ATPase: MSDFNNDAEKVLAKAQSLRDRCSHSYLGAAHLAVGLVEGPDATLKKLYKSKGAKTNELRGKLEPFVQKIPRMEGVNPDVEPDNDLNRILRASVQAARQVNRMVTPGDMLVALMKFSGDRGLAKVFEDALGSVEVVETWLSDPFAGAANAEEQSPLKLYGRELVEMAADGKLSPVIGREEEIRRVILILSRKTKNNPCLVGEPGVGKTAIVEGLAERIYRGDVPDALKGKKLFALDLSALMAGAKYRGDFEERLKAVLDALEEDGNTLLFIDEIHTIVGAGKTEGSMDLGNMLKPKLARGELHCIGATTTQEYRKYIEKDSALERRFQPVQVDEPSEEESISILRGIKDGFDAHHGVRLHDNALVAAVKLSNRYISDRFLPDKAIDLIDEAASLVKTQMDTVPEALDTLQRKELQMKNEEQALAKETDDTSVKRLKELREELATTDAAVKLMQDRWQERRAKNAELQGLKKSLQQAKDEMEQAEARYDLNRAAELKYNKIVNLEKEIAAKTEEIRKSASDGDLSEEVTEETIALVVSRWTGIPVTKLCEGEKAKLLHLDERLHARVIGQDEAVEAVSEAILRNRSGLSRENAPIGSFLFLGPTGVGKTELARALSTELFDSEAALVRIDMSEYMEKHSVSRLIGAPPGYVGYEEGGQLTEAVRTHPYCVILLDEIEKAHPDVFNTLLQVLDDGRLTDGKGRTVNFKNTLILMTSNLGAAHFQNRAGDAKPVTLKEIEPELRGFFRPEFLNRLDEVLVFQSLTKPQIKDIVKLKFKGLAERAARQDLQLTLTDKALEAIADGAYQPEFGARPIQRYLERNVERPLSHAILAGEVSAAKPVVIDYDGTAFTVK